The following are encoded together in the Monodelphis domestica isolate mMonDom1 chromosome 5, mMonDom1.pri, whole genome shotgun sequence genome:
- the TSPAN8 gene encoding tetraspanin-8: MGVVSGFIKYSMFVFNFIFWVCGSIILGIAIYARTSKIGQEIIRGEASGMNTHTAANLLIAVGTIIMVLGFLGCCGALKENRCMLLLFFVGLLVIVIIQIVAGVVGLSFKTKIEKAFKKSFEHEVMTLSKDDPQSQTFQKNLEKMQKKFKCCGLIRGAADWGKNFDKYGGSCECTSSVLNDCVDYQGKHVYRESCGQHIINYLKKNMVIVAGVAFGVAVVEILGLIFSYVLWRQIGAN; the protein is encoded by the exons gTATGTGGCAGCATAATCCTGGGAATAGCAATATATGCACGGACCAGCAAAATCGGTCAAGAG atCATTCGTGGAGAAGCATCTGGAATGAATACACATACAGCTGCAAATCTCTTGATAGCTGTGGGTACCATTATCATGGTCCTTGGTTTCCTGGGATGCTGTGGTGCTTTGAAGGAAAATCGTTGCATGCTGCTCTTG TTTTTCGTTGGATTACTTGTGATTGTGATTATTCAGATTGTAGCAGGTGTGGTAGGACTGTCCTTCAAAACTAAG AttgaaaaagcttttaaaaagagttttgaGCATGAAGTGATGACTTTGAGCAAAGATGATCCtcagtctcagacatttcaaAAGAACTTggagaaaatgcaaaagaag TTTAAGTGCTGTGGCTTGATCAGAGGAGCAGCTGACTGGGGAAAGAACTTCGACAAGTATGGTGGATCATGTGAATGTACAAGCTCTGTGCTTAATGATTGTGTAGACTATCAGGGAAAACATGTTTACAGAGAG TCATGTGGTCAGCATATTATTAATTACCTGAAGAAAAATATGGTGATTGTTGCTGGGGTTGCATTTGGAGTGGCAGTGGTTGAG atactTGGCCTGATCTTTTCTTATGTTTTATGGCGCCAGATTGGTGCAAACTAA